A single Antechinus flavipes isolate AdamAnt ecotype Samford, QLD, Australia chromosome 5, AdamAnt_v2, whole genome shotgun sequence DNA region contains:
- the GARIN1A gene encoding Golgi-associated RAB2 interactor protein 1A, which produces MTDIRGLPPIMVGEPYPGVALGVEEGLLCQLLHSPEFNLFPNSAVFESNFIQVTKTEDWVDAEDRFTTVVLGVTSSVPCLPLPNIFLMAKVTWPQGHLSTWIRTINTPTIALSRIIPLKFVEIVIYDKSLRILRIRTVTEKIYFMKLHPKHPDTVFDFWIRLVNILQKGLSITTKDPRILVNHCLVPKTPSTLFLEESTKCASSISQSRENLMLQMATGVHETLSDLSIDFTTKKDQLKNSDSNKTSETEIEGDASSGYAREKQDKKDNSNDKVKVNWTGSLNHGLWEQENPSGVQPLSRLGTLAASTQQVWPQP; this is translated from the exons ATGACAGACATTAGGGGCCTTCCACCCATCATGGTTGGTGAACCATACCCTGGAGTGGCCCTTGGGGTGGAAGAAGGTCTACTCTGCCAGCTGCTTCATTCTCCAGAGTTCAATCTATTCCCCAATTCAGCTGTATTTGAAAGCAACTTCATCCAG GTCACAAAGACTGAGGACTGGGTAGATGCTGAGGATAGATTCACAACTGTGGTCCTTGGAGTGACCTCCTCAGTGCCATGCTTGCCACTGCCAAACATCTTTCTGATGGCTAAGGTCACCTGGCCCCAGGGACATTTATCAACATGGATCAGAACCATCAATACACCAACTATCGCTCTTAGTAG GATCATCCCACTGAAATTTGTGGAGATTGTGATCTATGACAAGTCCCTACGCATCCTGAGGATCAGAACTGTGACTGAAAAGATCTATTTTATGAAGCTCCATCCCAAACATCCTGATACTGTCTTCGATTTTTGGATCCGACTGGTGAACATTCTACAGAAGGGCCTGTCCATCACCACCAAAGATCCTAGAATTCTTGTGAATCATTGTTTGGTACCCAAAACACCCAGCACACTCTTTCTGGAAGAA tcAACAAAGTGTGCCTCTTCGATCTCTCAATCAAGGGAGAACCTGATGCTGCAGATGGCCACAGGGGTACATGAAACCCTCTCTGATCTTTCTATAGATTTTACCACCAAGAAAGACCAATTAAA AAATTCTGACAGCAATAAAACCAGTGAAACTGAGATCGAAGGAGATGCCAGCTCAG GATATGCCagagaaaaacaagacaaaaaggaTAACTCAAatgataaagtaaaagtaaattgGACAGGGTCTTTGAACCATGGCCTGTGGGAACAAGAAAATCCTTCTGGGGTGCAGCCACTTTCTCGGCTTGGAACCCTAGCAGCCTCCACCCAGCAAGTATGGCCACAGCCTTAG